The segment AATGGGTACCTAATCACTATAGTATCCTATAGAAAATGGTTAATAAAAATTTGCTgataatggagaaaaaaaattaaaaaaaaaaacctgaacgCTAATTCTGTTAAAAGATTCCCAAAGTATCATAAAAAgcaaatatatattgtatatactcTACACAAATTATTTCAACGACAGAAATGTGACGTTAAACATTGCTGTGTCTTCCCTGACGAGCTGAAGCTGGTATTTCAACTTACCGGGGATTCTCTTATAGAACGGACATGTTCTCCTCGATTCCCCTCCACCAGAGGACTCGGAAATGTTCACGGCCCCTCTCTGCGTCCTGCTGGGAGTCCGTCTTGCAAAGGCTTTGCTTCTCCTCAAGCTGACTGCCCCCAACTCTGGATTGTTAGTGAGGTGACCTGACCTTCCCTGGTATGTTCCTTCCTGTGGTGAATTGGACTTTTTATGTCTCTTTCTTCGATGTTGGGCCCTCTCTCCAGACAGTTCCATAGAGTGCTGGCTCTCATTTAAATTCTTTGCATCAAATTCTAAGTCACTTAGGGAGCTCTGCGCTTTCCTCTTGCACAACCGGGGCCTCTTTTCACTGGGACTCACAACTGGACTGGCCTTTGGCCCTTCTGACGCTCTTTCCCTTGGTGATGTGTCTTGTGTTTTGGGTGGCAGTCCAAAAAACACACCTATGTCCATTTGCTTCATTACTTTCTTAGAAGGTTGGCTTGCACTGCCCTTGGGGCTGGAAGGCGCTGTGCTCAATGACTTGTTAAGGGGCGCGCTAGAGGGCCTCTGTGTGTTCGAGCAGGCACAGTTAGCGCCTGGAGCACCCGAGCCCTTACTCCATAATCCTCTCCTCTGACTTTGGGTTGGATGCAAAGGCAGACGCTCGCCTCCCTCCTTTTCAAGTGGCTTTGACATGGCACTTAGAAGTAGTGGCAGCGAGGTATGACTGCCGGCGGCCGACGTTTCAGTTTTCTGTTGCTGATGACGTGATGCAAGTGAGTGGAATTTTTCTGGCTTTGCCTTGGTGGTCTGGCAATTAGGAGTAGCGCCTCCCACTGCCGACGGCGCAGGTGAAAGCAAGAGGAAGGCGGCATCTGTATCTGATGGGTCCTCTCCGGAAAGCCGACCCGAGGTGCGGGAGATGAGCTGGAAAGAGTCATTTCCTGTACTGCCTCTACTCAGCGCACTACACCCAGCCTGAGCGGCCAGGGTCTTCGCTGTGGGCTGGAtcccctctgcttcctctggGAAGGGACCATGAAGGTTTTCGAACGTGGCAGAGACATCTTCTAGGCTGCTGTCTTTAGAGCTTTGGGTGAAAAACAGCTCCTGCTGTGAGTCGTCCAGCTCTTGGTCGCAGTTGTAAGTCTCCTCGTCACTGTGCAGCGGAGAGTAAGAGATCTCGAAGTCGCCGCAGCCATTTTCTGGCAATGGCAAACCAGTACTCCCTGACTCGCTTTGGCAGTTGAAGGCAACCTCAGCAAGGGGAGATCCGCTTCCCACCAGCTGGTCTCTCTTAACAAACTCTGCACGCTGTGGAACCAGTGACTTTTGGGAACGTGGAGAAGAGGCACTCTTCCTGTTGGTTTCAGCTGGAGGCTGGGATGTTTTTAGACACTGTATCATCAACAAAGAATCTTCTAACACTTTTCTTGAGTCCTCAGTTTTCAGAAGCACAGACCGCCTTTCCTCAAGGTTACAAGAATCTGGCTGTGCTGCAGCGAAGCGCCCAGCCAACGCCTGCGAGGGGCTGAGGGGCTCCTTGCTATCTCGACTTTGAGCAAGCAGGACGTGAGTGTATTTCTTATAGTGGGAAGGAATTGTGGAGCTACACAGCACGCCGTCAGGGCACTCTGGAaatagttaaaaaagaaagaagatcatTTTATACACTAAACCTTGACCGCACTAACACCATAAAGTAACTACTAGGCACAAAACCACGGTTCaccatttggttttgtttttttgagacagggtctctctacagagccctggctatcccaaactctatgtaaaccaggctgtccttgaactgacAGGTATCTGCCCACCTCCCAAGCGCTGGTAtgaaaggtgtgggccaccatgcctagccCTCCATGGGTCCCGTCTAAGAACTATGGCAACATCTATGGCTAACTGCCAAAATCAACATTAAAACACCAAAAATTAATCCAATATATTTTTACAAGGTTAAGCCAAGTACTTTTATATTGCTTTTCGGATCCTCTTTCCACAAGGAAATTTGAGGTAACTTAGAAACAAATAGTCAAAACTCATTCTCCATATAGTCCAAGGAGAACTGTCTGTGTGTTAAACATGACATTTATCTTAAAATATCATAAAAACATGGCACCACTCCTGTTACTGACACATTTCTGTGAGACTGAATCATCTAAAACTACCTTTTAGTTCCTCTTCCGGTATTCTAACACGCATGATGAATACAACACGTCCCTATTTAGAAACCAAATGTATTTATAGTTTTCTATCTGATTCAAAAGTAGGAGAACAAATTGAGCCCGTAGGAATGCTcatctttaaaatgttaatacTATCCAACTTATTCGGTCCTTATAGGAGTTATGTAGGAGCAAGTAGAATGTTCAGTGACATTTATGGCAACTGAGGAGTTGAGACGCCAGCTCAGTCAATGAAGTACCTGCTGTGTACACGAGGACCTGGGTTCCGATTACCAATGTGTACATAAGCAAGTCAGGCATGGTTACaagtgcctataatcccagcactgaggggacACTGACAGGAGCCTCGCTGGGCCTTTTCTTACCTGTGTCCGAGATGGGTGGAGAATCCAAACACTCAAAAACATGCCACCGGGGTGTCTGACCTAGTAATGAGGAGAAGGGCATCTGGCAGCTAGGGCAGTGTCCATCATAAAGCGGGCGCACCTTTGGGGTCGCCTGCTTGCCTCTGTTTGTTCTACATTGCTTTTTTGGTGTTGTCTCTTTGCTCTGAGACTGCTGAATGTCGTCTCTACAGCTTGAATTCTGGCTGGATCCTGCAGAAATCTGACTGTTTGTTTCTGCAAGGCACACTGGATGGTCCTTTGTCTCGCCAGGattttctgaagttctctttttgtttccttttcctttggacTGGTATTTTCCATCTGTTGCTTTTTCAACAGattctgaaatattttcagaacaacTATTTGGATGTActggtttgggttttcttttagatttatattCCCAGATGTCTTCTTCCCAAAACGCGTCTTCTAACATGGCAAAAATGATTTTTTACGAGCGTGGCACTAGTCTTTGGTGAATTCACAGTGCATTTcttataatgaaattttaataggaaaaaaaaagtaaccaaaaGTCAACTAATTTGGTTGGAACTGAAAGCTTTAGTGGTACTGGCCCACAGCCCACTTAGTACCTGTGAACAACTGCTGTTCCATTTATACCACAATAAAAATTAAGAGAATCCACCACAGGGTAACATCTGTACGGTTTTCTTTACACCATGACACACTATTtcattcaggtttttttttttaactttccagAGCTTGATTTATGAAAATAAGAATCAAGAATGCCTCAAATGTTAAGCACTGATGGAGAAGTACCTGGCTCGATGACTTTAATTGAAAACAGGGTCTATATAATGGTTAGGAAGCTATTGTGGCTCTCATTCATGTGGACAAGTGTCCATTCACAAGTCCAGTCACAATCCCTAGTCTACTGAGTGCAAAACTAGTCACGCCATAATCAAAGAGGTGTTGGTTACAACCCACAGCTACCCTTATACGTCCCTCATGAATCCAACCAGCTTCAGtttcctgggtcagtccatgtcttccTCCATCATAGGATCAAACCCTGCACAGTGAACAAAGTTCAAACAGGTGAGACTGTACTCCACACCCCTGGGGCTGTCTGCCCCGAAAGCCATCAGCCACCTCTGTAGACCTCCAGAGAGGTCAGATACCAGAAAATTCCTACAAGCTCCCTCTCTTTGCCTTTGGATCTGG is part of the Rattus norvegicus strain BN/NHsdMcwi chromosome 1, GRCr8, whole genome shotgun sequence genome and harbors:
- the Dclre1a gene encoding DNA cross-link repair 1A protein isoform X2, producing the protein MLEDAFWEEDIWEYKSKRKPKPVHPNSCSENISESVEKATDGKYQSKGKGNKKRTSENPGETKDHPVCLAETNSQISAGSSQNSSCRDDIQQSQSKETTPKKQCRTNRGKQATPKVRPLYDGHCPSCQMPFSSLLGQTPRWHVFECLDSPPISDTECPDGVLCSSTIPSHYKKYTHVLLAQSRDSKEPLSPSQALAGRFAAAQPDSCNLEERRSVLLKTEDSRKVLEDSLLMIQCLKTSQPPAETNRKSASSPRSQKSLVPQRAEFVKRDQLVGSGSPLAEVAFNCQSESGSTGLPLPENGCGDFEISYSPLHSDEETYNCDQELDDSQQELFFTQSSKDSSLEDVSATFENLHGPFPEEAEGIQPTAKTLAAQAGCSALSRGSTGNDSFQLISRTSGRLSGEDPSDTDAAFLLLSPAPSAVGGATPNCQTTKAKPEKFHSLASRHQQQKTETSAAGSHTSLPLLLSAMSKPLEKEGGERLPLHPTQSQRRGLWSKGSGAPGANCACSNTQRPSSAPLNKSLSTAPSSPKGSASQPSKKVMKQMDIGVFFGLPPKTQDTSPRERASEGPKASPVVSPSEKRPRLCKRKAQSSLSDLEFDAKNLNESQHSMELSGERAQHRRKRHKKSNSPQEGTYQGRSGHLTNNPELGAVSLRRSKAFARRTPSRTQRGAVNISESSGGGESRRTCPFYKRIPGTGFTVDAFQYGEIEGCTAYFLTHFHSDHYAGLSKDFTRPIYCSEITGSLLKKKLRVQEQYIHQLPMDTECIVDGVKVVLLDANQYCSPEYTFPSQQEAIQFAINTAFEAVTLNPRALIVCGTYCIGKEKVFLAIADVLGSKVGMSQEKYKTLQCLNIPEVSSLITTDMCNSLVHLLPMMQINFKGLQNHLKKCGGKFDQILAFRPTGWTHSNNITSIADITPQTKGNIAIYGIPYSEHSSYLEMKRFVQWLKPQKIIPTVNVGTFQSRNTMEKYFKEWRLEAGY
- the Dclre1a gene encoding DNA cross-link repair 1A protein isoform X3 yields the protein MLEDAFWEEDIWEYKSKRKPKPVHPNSCSENISESVEKATDGKYQSKGKGNKKRTSENPGETKDHPVCLAETNSQISAGSSQNSSCRDDIQQSQSKETTPKKQCRTNRGKQATPKVRPLYDGHCPSCQMPFSSLLGQTPRWHVFECLDSPPISDTECPDGVLCSSTIPSHYKKYTHVLLAQSRDSKEPLSPSQALAGRFAAAQPDSCNLEERRSVLLKTEDSRKVLEDSLLMIQCLKTSQPPAETNRKSASSPRSQKSLVPQRAEFVKRDQLVGSGSPLAEVAFNCQSESGSTGLPLPENGCGDFEISYSPLHSDEETYNCDQELDDSQQELFFTQSSKDSSLEDVSATFENLHGPFPEEAEGIQPTAKTLAAQAGCSALSRGSTGNDSFQLISRTSGRLSGEDPSDTDAAFLLLSPAPSAVGGATPNCQTTKAKPEKFHSLASRHQQQKTETSAAGSHTSLPLLLSAMSKPLEKEGGERLPLHPTQSQRRGLWSKGSGAPGANCACSNTQRPSSAPLNKSLSTAPSSPKGSASQPSKKVMKQMDIGVFFGLPPKTQDTSPRERASEGPKASPVVSPSEKRPRLCKRKAQSSLSDLEFDAKNLNESQHSMELSGERAQHRRKRHKKSNSPQEGTYQGRSGHLTNNPELGAVSLRRSKAFARRTPSRTQRGAVNISESSGGGESRRTCPFYKRIPGTGFTVDAFQYGEIEGCTAYFLTHFHSDHYAGLSKDFTRPIYCSEITGSLLKKKLRVQEQYIHQLPMDTECIVDGVKVVLLDANHCPGATMILFQLPNGAVTLHTGDFRADPSMERSLLASRKVHTLFLDTTYCSPEYTFPSQQEAIQFAINTAFEAVTLNPRALIVCGTYCIGKEKVFLAIADVLGSKVGMSQEKYKTLQCLNIPEVSSLITTDMCNSLVHLLPMMQINFKESPIVSTAAT
- the Dclre1a gene encoding DNA cross-link repair 1A protein isoform X1, with protein sequence MLEDAFWEEDIWEYKSKRKPKPVHPNSCSENISESVEKATDGKYQSKGKGNKKRTSENPGETKDHPVCLAETNSQISAGSSQNSSCRDDIQQSQSKETTPKKQCRTNRGKQATPKVRPLYDGHCPSCQMPFSSLLGQTPRWHVFECLDSPPISDTECPDGVLCSSTIPSHYKKYTHVLLAQSRDSKEPLSPSQALAGRFAAAQPDSCNLEERRSVLLKTEDSRKVLEDSLLMIQCLKTSQPPAETNRKSASSPRSQKSLVPQRAEFVKRDQLVGSGSPLAEVAFNCQSESGSTGLPLPENGCGDFEISYSPLHSDEETYNCDQELDDSQQELFFTQSSKDSSLEDVSATFENLHGPFPEEAEGIQPTAKTLAAQAGCSALSRGSTGNDSFQLISRTSGRLSGEDPSDTDAAFLLLSPAPSAVGGATPNCQTTKAKPEKFHSLASRHQQQKTETSAAGSHTSLPLLLSAMSKPLEKEGGERLPLHPTQSQRRGLWSKGSGAPGANCACSNTQRPSSAPLNKSLSTAPSSPKGSASQPSKKVMKQMDIGVFFGLPPKTQDTSPRERASEGPKASPVVSPSEKRPRLCKRKAQSSLSDLEFDAKNLNESQHSMELSGERAQHRRKRHKKSNSPQEGTYQGRSGHLTNNPELGAVSLRRSKAFARRTPSRTQRGAVNISESSGGGESRRTCPFYKRIPGTGFTVDAFQYGEIEGCTAYFLTHFHSDHYAGLSKDFTRPIYCSEITGSLLKKKLRVQEQYIHQLPMDTECIVDGVKVVLLDANHCPGATMILFQLPNGAVTLHTGDFRADPSMERSLLASRKVHTLFLDTTYCSPEYTFPSQQEAIQFAINTAFEAVTLNPRALIVCGTYCIGKEKVFLAIADVLGSKVGMSQEKYKTLQCLNIPEVSSLITTDMCNSLVHLLPMMQINFKGLQNHLKKCGGKFDQILAFRPTGWTHSNNITSIADITPQTKGNIAIYGIPYSEHSSYLEMKRFVQWLKPQKIIPTVNVGTFQSRNTMEKYFKEWRLEAGY
- the Dclre1a gene encoding DNA cross-link repair 1A protein isoform X4, which gives rise to MLEDAFWEEDIWEYKSKRKPKPVHPNSCSENISESVEKATDGKYQSKGKGNKKRTSENPGETKDHPVCLAETNSQISAGSSQNSSCRDDIQQSQSKETTPKKQCRTNRGKQATPKVRPLYDGHCPSCQMPFSSLLGQTPRWHVFECLDSPPISDTECPDGVLCSSTIPSHYKKYTHVLLAQSRDSKEPLSPSQALAGRFAAAQPDSCNLEERRSVLLKTEDSRKVLEDSLLMIQCLKTSQPPAETNRKSASSPRSQKSLVPQRAEFVKRDQLVGSGSPLAEVAFNCQSESGSTGLPLPENGCGDFEISYSPLHSDEETYNCDQELDDSQQELFFTQSSKDSSLEDVSATFENLHGPFPEEAEGIQPTAKTLAAQAGCSALSRGSTGNDSFQLISRTSGRLSGEDPSDTDAAFLLLSPAPSAVGGATPNCQTTKAKPEKFHSLASRHQQQKTETSAAGSHTSLPLLLSAMSKPLEKEGGERLPLHPTQSQRRGLWSKGSGAPGANCACSNTQRPSSAPLNKSLSTAPSSPKGSASQPSKKVMKQMDIGVFFGLPPKTQDTSPRERASEGPKASPVVSPSEKRPRLCKRKAQSSLSDLEFDAKNLNESQHSMELSGERAQHRRKRHKKSNSPQEGTYQGRSGHLTNNPELGAVSLRRSKAFARRTPSRTQRGAVNISESSGGGESRRTCPFYKRIPGTGFTVDAFQYGEIEGCTAYFLTHFHSDHYAGLSKDFTRPIYCSEITGSLLKKKLRVQEQYIHQLPMDTECIVDGVKVVLLDANHFLTVPSHCTLETSEQTPAWNALSLPAAKSTHCS
- the Dclre1a gene encoding DNA cross-link repair 1A protein isoform X5; the encoded protein is MLEDAFWEEDIWEYKSKRKPKPVHPNSCSENISESVEKATDGKYQSKGKGNKKRTSENPGETKDHPVCLAETNSQISAGSSQNSSCRDDIQQSQSKETTPKKQCRTNRGKQATPKVRPLYDGHCPSCQMPFSSLLGQTPRWHVFECLDSPPISDTECPDGVLCSSTIPSHYKKYTHVLLAQSRDSKEPLSPSQALAGRFAAAQPDSCNLEERRSVLLKTEDSRKVLEDSLLMIQCLKTSQPPAETNRKSASSPRSQKSLVPQRAEFVKRDQLVGSGSPLAEVAFNCQSESGSTGLPLPENGCGDFEISYSPLHSDEETYNCDQELDDSQQELFFTQSSKDSSLEDVSATFENLHGPFPEEAEGIQPTAKTLAAQAGCSALSRGSTGNDSFQLISRTSGRLSGEDPSDTDAAFLLLSPAPSAVGGATPNCQTTKAKPEKFHSLASRHQQQKTETSAAGSHTSLPLLLSAMSKPLEKEGGERLPLHPTQSQRRGLWSKGSGAPGANCACSNTQRPSSAPLNKSLSTAPSSPKGSASQPSKKVMKQMDIGVFFGLPPKTQDTSPRERASEGPKASPVVSPSEKRPRLCKRKAQSSLSDLEFDAKNLNESQHSMELSGERAQHRRKRHKKSNSPQEGTYQGRSGHLTNNPELGAVSLRRSKAFARRTPSRTQRGAVNISESSGGGESRRTCPFYKRIPGTGFTVDAFQYGEIEGCTAYFLTHFHSDHYAGLSKDFTRPIYCSEITGSLLKKKLRVQEQYIHQLPMDTECIVDGVKVVLLDANH